The Labeo rohita strain BAU-BD-2019 chromosome 19, IGBB_LRoh.1.0, whole genome shotgun sequence genome window below encodes:
- the arpp21 gene encoding cAMP-regulated phosphoprotein 21 isoform X1 has product MTFESENFKMSETGDSENISECTVEETSPPCCTTDTEDCHKSTQQPKSDDNHGQLKKKLKTKGKLIRSTAVCDESLSTEENSKEKECKTTVSSNHGDSPECNEEEEETSVTSKKPSLSKEPSLEYTDSTGIDLEEFLITTLKSSPRDRLMLLKLEQDMTDFMTDNSSYKKFPQMSSYHRMLVHRVAAYFGLEHNVDHSGKAVIINKTCNSRIPEHRFAEHVQEEKAEERRSILKRDTSQEKEDSQLRVPSLKEQMRSKSIEEREEEYQRVRERIFSQDSTCLSQSVYIETRGLDDSSILSETQRRRQLFRGNRDGSGRLSGSRQSSFELDSHWNDPRPWSSTDSDSPTWTSKSGHARSDSSSKHCKPVSEPALSYAPPNNNPAYIIVPAESSIPPGSILLNPHTGQPFLNPDGTPAVYNPPVSQKPCNQHNSVQSQVPPPPPQQQPIASHGVPQVQYSSVTYLPPQQLNISTSQQHPIEQTREDMTAKFGHMTLSRQSSSGDLPDMSSFYMQGAPPTHSYAPPHHSYAPPHHSDSYITPGMTLAPPTAPPPQSQPSSQVSVYSYPVQCPSASQQYAPASYTQTVYPPVISNQQGCPGMMGSQILPQSQQSIMGPYPSVSSYQVPQQQQQQQQQQSYPAMLVSGQGGQTQCLVPPAGVQVYCNSLAPSSPPPLNMMGVSFQSSSCKNGCSVNQNQCWY; this is encoded by the exons ATGACCTTTGAATCTGAAAATTTCAAGATGTCAGAAACAGGAGATTCTGAAAATATCTCAGAATGCACCGTGGAGGAGACTTCGCCTCCATGTTGTACCACAGACACGGAGGATTGTCATAAATCCACCCAG CAGCCAAAATCAGATGATAACCATGGACAACTCAAAAAGAAATTGAAG ACCAAAGGGAAATTAATTCGGAGCACAGCTGTGTGTGATGAGTCTTTATCCACTGAGGAGAACAGCAAG GAAAAAGAGTGCAAGACAACTGTATCTAGTAACCATGGAGACAGTCCTGAGTGCaatgaggaggaagaggagacaAGTGTCACATCGAAAAAACCAAGTTTATCTAAAG AGCCCAGTCTGGAATACACCGACTCAACAGGCATTGATCTAGAGGAGTTTTTAATCACTACTTTGAAAAGCAGTCCCAG GGACAGACTGATGCTTCTAAAACTCGAGCAAGACATGACTGACTTTATGACAGACAACAG tTCCTATAAAAAGTTCCCTCAGATGTCCTCATATCACAGGATGCTGGTCCACAGGGTTGCAGCTTATTTTGGTCTGGAGCACAATGTGGATCACAGTGGAAAAGCGGTTATCATCAACAAAACCTGCAATTCCAGAAT ACCAGAGCATCGGTTTGCTGAACATGTTCAGGAGGAGAAAGCAGAGGAAAGAAGATCAATACTAAAGAGAGACACCAGTCAGGAGAAAGAAGACAGTCAG ctgaggGTTCCATCTCTCAAAGAACAAATGAGGAGCAAGTCAATagaggagagagaggaggagtACCAGAGAGTCAGAGAACGCATATTCTCACAGGAT tccACATGTCTGTCGCAGAGTGTGTATATTGAGACCAG agGTCTAGATGACAGCAGTATTCTCAGTGAGACGCAAAGAAGACGGCAGCTATTTAG GGGTAACAGGGACGGTTCGGGACGGCTGTCAGGCAGCAGGCAGAGCAGCTTTGAGCTGGACTCTCATTGGAATGACCCTCGACCTTGGAGCAGCACAGACTCTGACAGCCCGACATGGACCTCGAAATCTGGACACGCTCGTTCAGACAGCAGCTCCAAACACTGCAAACCAG TGTCCGAGCCAGCTCTATCATACGCTCCACCCAACAACAACCCTGCTTACATTATCGTGCCTGCTGAGTCATCAATACCTCCTGGGAGCATCTTATTGAATCCACATacag GACAGCCATTTTTGAATCCTGATGGAACTCCAGCTGTTTACAACCCGCCAGTAAGTCAGAAGCCATGTAACCAGCATAACTCAGTACAGTCACAAGTCCCGCCCCCTCCACCTCAGCAGCAGCCAATAGCAAGCCATGGTGTCCCACAG GTTCAGTACTCTTCTGTGACATACCTTCCACCTCAGCAGTTAAACATTTCTACCTCTCAGCAACACCCAATAGAGCAGACT AGGGAAGACATGACTGCTAAGTTTGGTCACATGACCTTGAGTCGCCAGTCGTCATCAGGGGATCTTCCAGATATGTCCTCATTCTACATGCAAGGAGCTCCACCCACACACAGCTATGCTCCGCCCCACCACAGTTACGCTCCGCCTCACCATTCAGACAGTTACATTACCCCTGGAATGACACTGGCTCCTCCCACAGCCCCGCCCCCTCAGAGTCAGCCGAGCAGCCAG GTTTCAGTGTACAGTTACCCTGTTCAGTGTCCCAGTGCATCTCAACAATACGCACCAGCCAGTTACACACAAACAG TATACCCACCTGTCATATCAAACCAACAAGGCTGCCCAGGCATGATGGGAAGTCAAATTCTACCCCAATCACAGCAAAGCATTATGGGACCTTACCCATCTGTATCGTCCTATCAG GTaccacagcagcagcagcagcagcagcaacaacagtCCTATCCTGCAATGCTGGTGTCAGGACAAGGTGGACAGACACAGTGTTTGGTGCCCCCTGCTGGAGTTCAAGTATACTGCAACTCTTTGGCCCCTTCATCTCCTCCACCACTCAACATGATGGGGGTCTCCTTCCAGTCAAGTAGCTGCAAAAATGGCTGTAGCGTTAATCAAAACCAGTGCTGGTACTAA
- the arpp21 gene encoding cAMP-regulated phosphoprotein 21 isoform X2 → MTFESENFKMSETGDSENISECTVEETSPPCCTTDTEDCHKSTQPKSDDNHGQLKKKLKTKGKLIRSTAVCDESLSTEENSKEKECKTTVSSNHGDSPECNEEEEETSVTSKKPSLSKEPSLEYTDSTGIDLEEFLITTLKSSPRDRLMLLKLEQDMTDFMTDNSSYKKFPQMSSYHRMLVHRVAAYFGLEHNVDHSGKAVIINKTCNSRIPEHRFAEHVQEEKAEERRSILKRDTSQEKEDSQLRVPSLKEQMRSKSIEEREEEYQRVRERIFSQDSTCLSQSVYIETRGLDDSSILSETQRRRQLFRGNRDGSGRLSGSRQSSFELDSHWNDPRPWSSTDSDSPTWTSKSGHARSDSSSKHCKPVSEPALSYAPPNNNPAYIIVPAESSIPPGSILLNPHTGQPFLNPDGTPAVYNPPVSQKPCNQHNSVQSQVPPPPPQQQPIASHGVPQVQYSSVTYLPPQQLNISTSQQHPIEQTREDMTAKFGHMTLSRQSSSGDLPDMSSFYMQGAPPTHSYAPPHHSYAPPHHSDSYITPGMTLAPPTAPPPQSQPSSQVSVYSYPVQCPSASQQYAPASYTQTVYPPVISNQQGCPGMMGSQILPQSQQSIMGPYPSVSSYQVPQQQQQQQQQQSYPAMLVSGQGGQTQCLVPPAGVQVYCNSLAPSSPPPLNMMGVSFQSSSCKNGCSVNQNQCWY, encoded by the exons ATGACCTTTGAATCTGAAAATTTCAAGATGTCAGAAACAGGAGATTCTGAAAATATCTCAGAATGCACCGTGGAGGAGACTTCGCCTCCATGTTGTACCACAGACACGGAGGATTGTCATAAATCCACCCAG CCAAAATCAGATGATAACCATGGACAACTCAAAAAGAAATTGAAG ACCAAAGGGAAATTAATTCGGAGCACAGCTGTGTGTGATGAGTCTTTATCCACTGAGGAGAACAGCAAG GAAAAAGAGTGCAAGACAACTGTATCTAGTAACCATGGAGACAGTCCTGAGTGCaatgaggaggaagaggagacaAGTGTCACATCGAAAAAACCAAGTTTATCTAAAG AGCCCAGTCTGGAATACACCGACTCAACAGGCATTGATCTAGAGGAGTTTTTAATCACTACTTTGAAAAGCAGTCCCAG GGACAGACTGATGCTTCTAAAACTCGAGCAAGACATGACTGACTTTATGACAGACAACAG tTCCTATAAAAAGTTCCCTCAGATGTCCTCATATCACAGGATGCTGGTCCACAGGGTTGCAGCTTATTTTGGTCTGGAGCACAATGTGGATCACAGTGGAAAAGCGGTTATCATCAACAAAACCTGCAATTCCAGAAT ACCAGAGCATCGGTTTGCTGAACATGTTCAGGAGGAGAAAGCAGAGGAAAGAAGATCAATACTAAAGAGAGACACCAGTCAGGAGAAAGAAGACAGTCAG ctgaggGTTCCATCTCTCAAAGAACAAATGAGGAGCAAGTCAATagaggagagagaggaggagtACCAGAGAGTCAGAGAACGCATATTCTCACAGGAT tccACATGTCTGTCGCAGAGTGTGTATATTGAGACCAG agGTCTAGATGACAGCAGTATTCTCAGTGAGACGCAAAGAAGACGGCAGCTATTTAG GGGTAACAGGGACGGTTCGGGACGGCTGTCAGGCAGCAGGCAGAGCAGCTTTGAGCTGGACTCTCATTGGAATGACCCTCGACCTTGGAGCAGCACAGACTCTGACAGCCCGACATGGACCTCGAAATCTGGACACGCTCGTTCAGACAGCAGCTCCAAACACTGCAAACCAG TGTCCGAGCCAGCTCTATCATACGCTCCACCCAACAACAACCCTGCTTACATTATCGTGCCTGCTGAGTCATCAATACCTCCTGGGAGCATCTTATTGAATCCACATacag GACAGCCATTTTTGAATCCTGATGGAACTCCAGCTGTTTACAACCCGCCAGTAAGTCAGAAGCCATGTAACCAGCATAACTCAGTACAGTCACAAGTCCCGCCCCCTCCACCTCAGCAGCAGCCAATAGCAAGCCATGGTGTCCCACAG GTTCAGTACTCTTCTGTGACATACCTTCCACCTCAGCAGTTAAACATTTCTACCTCTCAGCAACACCCAATAGAGCAGACT AGGGAAGACATGACTGCTAAGTTTGGTCACATGACCTTGAGTCGCCAGTCGTCATCAGGGGATCTTCCAGATATGTCCTCATTCTACATGCAAGGAGCTCCACCCACACACAGCTATGCTCCGCCCCACCACAGTTACGCTCCGCCTCACCATTCAGACAGTTACATTACCCCTGGAATGACACTGGCTCCTCCCACAGCCCCGCCCCCTCAGAGTCAGCCGAGCAGCCAG GTTTCAGTGTACAGTTACCCTGTTCAGTGTCCCAGTGCATCTCAACAATACGCACCAGCCAGTTACACACAAACAG TATACCCACCTGTCATATCAAACCAACAAGGCTGCCCAGGCATGATGGGAAGTCAAATTCTACCCCAATCACAGCAAAGCATTATGGGACCTTACCCATCTGTATCGTCCTATCAG GTaccacagcagcagcagcagcagcagcaacaacagtCCTATCCTGCAATGCTGGTGTCAGGACAAGGTGGACAGACACAGTGTTTGGTGCCCCCTGCTGGAGTTCAAGTATACTGCAACTCTTTGGCCCCTTCATCTCCTCCACCACTCAACATGATGGGGGTCTCCTTCCAGTCAAGTAGCTGCAAAAATGGCTGTAGCGTTAATCAAAACCAGTGCTGGTACTAA
- the zftraf1 gene encoding zinc finger TRAF-type-containing protein 1 has product MSSMEERMELGVAAAPGSSSSGLGVGPVGGALDAGPGSAGLAGIQEESGVRRDGSGPEADPDAPPKKRVRQHEGEAGKLEERLYSVLCCTVCLDLPKASVYQCTNGHLMCAGCFIHLLADARLKEEQATCPNCRCEISKSLCCRNLAVEKAVSELPSDCSYCLKQFPRSSLDRHQTEECQDRVTQCKYKRIGCPWQGPFHELSAHEAECSHPSKTGMELMGILDEMDQSHRRELQLYNSIFSLLCFEKIGFTEVQFRPYRTDDFITRLYYETPRFTVLNQTWVLKARVNDSERNPNLSCKRTLSFQLILKSKVNSALECSFLLLKGPYDDVKIKPVIQHHVFSNDANETEYAPLPISDSVECNKLLAAKNINLRLFIFQIQK; this is encoded by the exons ATGTCTTCGATGGAAGAACGGATGGAATTAGGCGTCGCGGCCGCCCCGGGCTCCTCATCATCGGGTCTGGGTGTCGGTCCTGTGGGGGGCGCCCTGGATGCTGGCCCGGGGAGCGCCGGACTGGCAGGTATCCAGGAGGAGTCCGGCGTGCGGAGAGACGGTTCGGGCCCCGAGGCCGACCCGGACGCGCCGCCCAAGAAACGCGTGAGGCAGCACGAAGGGGAAGCGGGGAAGCTCGAGGAGCGCCTGTACTCGGTGCTGTGCTGCACGGTGTGTCTGGACCTGCCTAAAGCCTCGGTGTACCAG tgtacaaatgGGCACCTGATGTGCGCAGGCTGCTTCATCCACCTGCTTGCTGATGCGCGTCTAAAAGAGGAGCAGGCCACATGTCCCAACTGCCGCTGTGAGATCAGTAAGAGTCTGTGTTGCAGGAACCTGGCGGTGGAGAAAGCTGTGAGTGAACTGCCCTCTGATTGCAGCTATTGCCTCAAACAGTTCCCTCGATCCAGCCTCGACCGCCATCAAACAGAAGAGTGCCAGGACAG AGTGACGCAGTGCAAGTACAAGCGGATTGGCTGCCCGTGGCAGGGGCCCTTCCATGAGCTCAGCGCCCATGAGGCCGAGTGTTCCCACCCATCCAAAACCGGCATGGAGTTGATGGGCATCCTGGACGAGATGGACCAGAGCCATCGCAGAGAGCTACAGCTCTACAACAGCATCTTCAGCCTGCTGTGCTTTGAGAAGATTGGTTTTACAG AGGTGCAGTTCCGGCCGTACCGCACCGACGACTTCATCACGCGATTGTACTACGAGACGCCGCGCTTCACAGTGCTAAACCAGACCTGGGTGTTGAAGGCGCGGGTCAACGACTCGGAGCGCAACCCCAACCTGTCCTGCAAACGAACGCTCTCCTTCCAGCTCATCCTGAAGAGCAAAGTGAACTCTGCACTGGAGTGCTCCTTCCTGCTCCTGAAGGGCCCGTACGACGACGTGAAAATCAAACCCGTCATCCAGCACCACGTCTTCTCCAACGACGCCAACGAAACCGAGTACGCCCCGCTGCCCATCAGCGACAGCGTGGAGTGCAACAAGCTGCTGGCTGCCAAAAACATCAACCTCCGCCTCTTCATCTTTCAGATCCAGAAATAG